Proteins co-encoded in one Campylobacteraceae bacterium genomic window:
- the mtaB gene encoding tRNA (N(6)-L-threonylcarbamoyladenosine(37)-C(2))-methylthiotransferase MtaB, translated as MNFTKNKQKVYFKTFGCRTNVFDTQVMMSNLKDFDITLNEVDADVVVINSCTVTNGADSTARSYINSLKKMPNVPRVVFTGCGVWTKGEKLFEEKKVDALFGHSEKEKINELLLQKERFFEAGDLEHLDNTIVEEFIGKSRAFIKIQEGCDFRCSYCIIPYVRGDARSYQEDKILEQIKTLANNGFGEFILTGTNVGSYGKKKHTSLAKLLKKIAKIKGVRRIRMGSIEPIQIDDEFRELVNEPFMAKHLHIALQHTSKEMLKIMNRRNKVLKDLELFEFLRNNGYALGTDFIVGHPGESEEIWSEAMENLKRFPLTHVHAFTYSKRDGTPSATMKGEVRGNIAKERYKELTSIIKEKNYIFRNKNTQKLEILIEQKKNGKYIGLDQFFNKIEVESDRDLVGDWIYIDNYKRNEEYNVARF; from the coding sequence ATGAATTTTACAAAAAACAAACAAAAAGTATATTTTAAAACATTTGGTTGCAGAACCAATGTTTTTGACACTCAAGTTATGATGAGTAATCTAAAAGACTTTGATATTACTTTGAATGAAGTTGATGCAGATGTTGTTGTTATTAACTCTTGTACGGTTACTAATGGGGCTGATTCAACAGCAAGATCTTATATTAATTCTTTAAAAAAGATGCCGAATGTTCCAAGAGTTGTTTTTACAGGTTGCGGAGTTTGGACAAAGGGTGAAAAACTTTTTGAAGAAAAAAAAGTAGATGCTTTATTTGGCCACAGTGAAAAAGAAAAAATCAATGAATTGTTATTGCAAAAAGAGCGTTTTTTCGAAGCAGGGGACTTAGAGCATTTAGATAATACTATCGTTGAAGAATTTATTGGAAAAAGCAGAGCTTTTATTAAAATTCAAGAAGGCTGCGATTTTAGATGTTCTTATTGTATTATTCCTTATGTAAGAGGAGATGCAAGGTCTTATCAAGAAGATAAAATTCTGGAACAAATTAAAACCTTAGCTAATAATGGTTTTGGAGAGTTTATTTTAACAGGAACAAATGTTGGCTCTTATGGTAAGAAAAAACATACTTCTTTAGCAAAATTACTTAAAAAAATTGCTAAGATAAAAGGTGTACGACGCATTAGAATGGGAAGTATTGAACCCATACAAATTGATGATGAATTTAGAGAGCTTGTAAACGAACCCTTTATGGCAAAACACCTTCATATTGCTTTGCAGCATACTTCAAAAGAGATGCTTAAAATTATGAACAGAAGAAATAAGGTTTTAAAAGATTTAGAATTATTTGAGTTTTTAAGAAATAATGGTTATGCTTTAGGAACAGACTTTATAGTGGGACATCCAGGTGAGAGTGAAGAAATATGGAGTGAAGCTATGGAGAATCTAAAACGTTTTCCATTAACACATGTTCATGCTTTTACCTATTCAAAAAGAGATGGAACGCCAAGTGCTACTATGAAAGGCGAAGTTAGAGGGAATATTGCAAAAGAAAGATATAAAGAATTGACTTCTATCATCAAAGAAAAAAATTATATCTTTAGAAATAAAAACACTCAAAAATTAGAAATTTTAATTGAACAAAAAAAGAACGGAAAATATATTGGTTTGGATCAATTTTTCAATAAAATTGAAGTAGAAAGCGATAGAGATTTAGTCGGTGACTGGATTTATATAGATAATTATAAAAGAAACGAGGAATATAATGTCGCAAGATTCTAA
- a CDS encoding mechanosensitive ion channel, giving the protein MKYNKFIQMFFLSFCFLFSLSAIAAQNDVNLDMNTLVQNDQDLEKINFINNKLKKIDEDIKNNILLKRYSNYTAYRKISAELDDLEIYFKKIKRKRGAKYKEDRYQLSNKIRIKKNELELIDEYKDSPIGSLINPPEVGKIERITNPFGIINALSFSKKLQKNNKTFKALSTEVSSLTSLIEEKIFLYLELYNLELFNIDKKEKYKKNIIFLEKEKKDFIMVLEIISTTQEVYARRIEQIILENNDQISLQFEQMLTMAIIIFSLFLLSFLIKLALKKYFSQNDNYYMTNKIINFMLAFMVIMIVMFAYIDNVSYLITILGFASAGIAIALKDWFMSIFGWMVIVTSGSIQVGDRIKVTRGGVQAVGDVLDISLFKITIREDITYTSYTVNRRTGRIIFIPNNYIFSEIIMNYTHAGLRTVWDGIDIVITYDSNYKKAQHIAREILKHYSKGYTDITRKQLSKMRNKYSLRATGVEPRIYTFVESYGIVISSWYLTNSYSALVLRSTMSPEILEAFMKEDDITIAYPTQTINNGTGPTQRVAPLDLPEV; this is encoded by the coding sequence ATGAAATATAACAAATTTATTCAGATGTTTTTCCTTAGTTTTTGTTTTTTATTTTCTTTGAGCGCGATTGCTGCCCAAAATGATGTAAATTTGGACATGAATACTCTTGTTCAAAATGATCAAGATCTTGAAAAAATCAATTTTATTAATAATAAATTAAAAAAGATTGATGAAGATATTAAAAACAATATCTTATTAAAACGTTATTCAAATTATACAGCTTATAGAAAAATTTCTGCCGAGTTAGATGATTTGGAAATATATTTTAAAAAGATAAAACGAAAAAGAGGCGCTAAGTACAAAGAAGACAGATATCAGCTTTCTAATAAAATTAGAATCAAAAAGAATGAACTTGAGTTGATTGATGAATATAAAGATTCTCCTATTGGTTCTTTGATTAATCCTCCTGAAGTAGGAAAAATTGAGCGTATTACGAATCCCTTTGGAATTATTAATGCATTGTCTTTTAGTAAAAAACTACAAAAAAATAATAAAACGTTTAAAGCTTTAAGTACCGAAGTTTCGAGTTTAACTTCCTTAATTGAAGAAAAGATTTTTTTATATTTAGAACTGTATAACTTAGAACTTTTTAATATTGATAAAAAAGAAAAGTATAAAAAGAATATTATCTTTCTTGAAAAAGAGAAAAAAGATTTTATTATGGTTCTTGAAATTATTTCAACAACACAAGAAGTTTATGCAAGAAGAATAGAACAAATCATATTAGAAAACAATGATCAAATATCTTTACAATTTGAGCAAATGTTAACTATGGCTATCATTATTTTTTCGCTCTTTTTGCTTTCTTTTTTAATTAAATTAGCATTAAAAAAATATTTTTCACAAAATGACAATTATTACATGACCAATAAAATCATTAATTTCATGTTGGCTTTTATGGTCATTATGATAGTAATGTTTGCATATATTGACAATGTATCGTATTTGATTACTATTTTAGGGTTTGCATCTGCTGGTATTGCTATTGCATTAAAAGATTGGTTTATGTCAATTTTTGGATGGATGGTTATAGTTACTTCAGGTTCTATTCAAGTAGGCGATAGAATTAAAGTAACCAGAGGTGGGGTTCAAGCTGTTGGAGATGTACTTGATATATCTTTATTTAAAATAACAATTAGAGAAGATATTACTTATACTTCTTATACTGTAAATAGAAGAACAGGAAGAATTATTTTTATTCCTAATAATTATATATTCTCAGAAATAATTATGAATTATACTCATGCAGGTTTACGTACTGTGTGGGATGGTATTGATATTGTAATTACTTATGATTCTAATTATAAAAAAGCCCAGCATATAGCAAGAGAAATTTTAAAGCATTATTCTAAAGGATATACAGATATCACGCGAAAACAATTATCAAAAATGAGAAATAAATATTCTTTAAGAGCTACAGGAGTAGAACCTAGAATTTATACTTTTGTGGAATCTTATGGAATAGTCATTTCTTCATGGTATCTTACAAACTCATATTCAGCTCTTGTATTAAGAAGTACTATGAGTCCGGAGATTTTGGAAGCTTTTATGAAAGAAGACGATATAACCATCGCTTACCCTACTCAAACTATTAATAATGGAACTGGTCCTACTCAAAGAGTGGCACCCTTAGATTTACCGGAAGTATAA